The Providencia sp. PROV188 genome includes a region encoding these proteins:
- the tomB gene encoding Hha toxicity modulator TomB — MDEYSPKKHDIAELKYLCNSLNRDAISSLQKTNTHWVNDLSSAQSISLNELVEHIAAFVWRFKIKYPKENLVISLVEEYLDETYNLFGSPVITFSEIIDWESMNQNLVTVLDDDLKCLTSKT, encoded by the coding sequence ATGGATGAATACTCACCCAAGAAACATGATATAGCCGAATTAAAATATCTGTGTAACAGTTTGAATAGAGACGCAATATCAAGTTTACAAAAAACAAACACCCATTGGGTAAATGATCTTAGTTCGGCACAAAGCATCAGCCTCAATGAGCTCGTTGAGCATATTGCAGCTTTTGTCTGGCGATTCAAAATCAAGTATCCGAAAGAAAATCTCGTTATTTCTCTTGTTGAAGAGTATCTTGACGAGACATATAATTTATTTGGCAGCCCAGTAATTACTTTCAGCGAAATCATTGACTGGGAAAGTATGAATCAAAATCTTGTCACAGTGCTCGATGATGATCTAAAATGCCTGACAAGTAAGACATAG
- a CDS encoding SmdB family multidrug efflux ABC transporter permease/ATP-binding protein, giving the protein MNQRKPLWPALKRLLSYGKPYRGTMGIAIAMLWLAAAAEVSGPLLISYFIDNMVAKKQIIMPLTLYMVIGFIALQIIAALLHYYQKILFNQASVGVVQNLRTDVMNAALRQPLSAFDKQPVGQIISRVTNDTEVIKDLFVMVVPTVFRSLALICAMLVAMFSLEWRMASIAVLIFPAVLIVMLVYQRLSTPIVRRVRAYLADINNGFNEVINGMTVIQQFLQQARFGQKMLEASEEHYHSRMKALKLDGLLLRPLLSLFSACVLCGLLLLFGFDGTSTVGVGVLYVFINYLGRLNEPLIELTSQQSMLQQAVVSGERVFELMDSPQQGYGENIAPLQGGAIEIKHLSFAYRDDKKVLDDINLSIPEHHFVALVGHTGSGKSTIANLIMGYYPWQEGEILLDGRDLNSLSHQVLRNGIAMVQQDPVVLAASFFDNVALGRDISQEKVWEVLETVQLAQHVRELPDGLDSLLGEQGNTLSVGQRQLLAMARVLVVTPKILILDEATANIDSGTEQAIQKALRVIRRNTTLVVIAHRLSTIVDADQVVVLHRGMIVEQGNHTELLQQEGRYYQMYQLQQVGESLNSRDEAAAEALLV; this is encoded by the coding sequence ATGAACCAAAGAAAGCCGCTTTGGCCAGCATTAAAACGTTTATTATCTTACGGTAAACCTTACCGCGGTACCATGGGGATAGCGATTGCTATGCTTTGGTTGGCTGCCGCCGCAGAAGTGAGTGGGCCCTTACTGATTAGTTACTTTATTGACAATATGGTGGCTAAAAAACAGATCATTATGCCGCTAACGCTGTACATGGTGATTGGATTTATTGCGCTGCAAATCATTGCAGCACTTCTTCACTACTATCAAAAAATTCTGTTTAATCAAGCCTCTGTTGGAGTGGTGCAAAATCTACGAACTGATGTAATGAATGCGGCTCTGCGCCAGCCATTAAGTGCCTTTGATAAGCAACCCGTGGGGCAGATTATTTCTCGTGTGACCAACGACACCGAAGTGATTAAAGATTTGTTTGTCATGGTAGTACCAACAGTATTTCGCAGTTTGGCATTAATTTGTGCCATGCTAGTCGCCATGTTTTCTTTAGAGTGGCGAATGGCATCCATTGCGGTACTCATTTTTCCTGCGGTTCTGATCGTAATGTTGGTTTATCAGCGGCTTAGCACGCCAATTGTGCGCCGTGTTAGGGCGTATCTTGCAGATATTAATAATGGTTTCAATGAAGTCATTAATGGCATGACGGTTATCCAGCAATTTTTACAGCAAGCTAGATTTGGGCAAAAAATGCTGGAAGCAAGTGAAGAGCACTATCATTCCCGAATGAAAGCATTGAAATTAGATGGATTACTACTCAGGCCACTACTGAGTTTGTTCTCTGCCTGCGTATTATGTGGGTTATTATTGCTATTTGGATTTGATGGTACCAGTACTGTCGGTGTCGGGGTTCTGTATGTTTTCATTAACTATTTAGGTCGTTTAAACGAACCATTAATTGAGCTAACATCTCAGCAGTCCATGTTGCAACAAGCGGTTGTATCCGGTGAACGTGTTTTTGAATTGATGGATAGCCCACAGCAAGGTTATGGCGAAAATATTGCGCCATTACAGGGCGGAGCAATTGAGATCAAACACCTCTCTTTTGCTTATCGAGATGATAAAAAAGTCCTTGATGATATTAATTTATCCATCCCAGAACACCATTTCGTGGCACTTGTTGGGCACACGGGAAGTGGAAAAAGTACCATTGCAAACTTAATCATGGGGTATTACCCATGGCAGGAAGGGGAAATTTTACTGGATGGACGGGATTTAAATTCACTGTCCCATCAAGTATTACGAAATGGCATTGCTATGGTGCAGCAGGATCCGGTAGTACTCGCGGCTTCATTTTTTGATAACGTTGCTCTAGGACGTGATATTTCCCAAGAAAAGGTGTGGGAAGTCCTTGAAACTGTACAATTAGCTCAGCATGTCCGTGAATTGCCAGATGGATTGGATTCATTGTTAGGTGAGCAAGGAAACACTTTATCTGTTGGGCAACGACAGCTATTGGCGATGGCGCGAGTACTCGTCGTAACACCGAAAATTCTGATATTGGATGAAGCGACCGCGAATATAGATTCTGGCACTGAACAGGCTATTCAAAAGGCGCTACGTGTTATTCGTCGAAATACTACGCTGGTGGTGATAGCTCACCGCTTATCAACGATTGTGGATGCTGATCAAGTTGTTGTTCTTCATCGAGGAATGATCGTTGAGCAGGGAAATCATACTGAACTTCTTCAGCAGGAAGGTCGCTATTACCAGATGTATCAATTACAACAAGTGGGCGAGTCACTGAACTCTCGTGATGAAGCGGCTGCAGAAGCATTATTAGTTTAG
- a CDS encoding class I SAM-dependent methyltransferase: MKPARIEEKIQMPASWSDIPFGEHYRQALEAQLAPWWQKMFGFHLLKLGHLSTEIHTKECMIPHQFTLGEDPHVFDVAANPEALPFADKTIDACLMPHLLAYSHDPHWILREVDRVLIDDGWLILSGFNPFSLAGMAKLVPILRKQQPYCSRFFPSLRVFDWLGLLNYEVLYHRNCQVLPWISSEKRVNKRCGGIGVISVIVARKRTYPLTPTPLKFKQPKVKISTALGATKEISKSKQLR; the protein is encoded by the coding sequence ATGAAACCTGCGCGTATTGAAGAAAAGATTCAAATGCCCGCCAGTTGGTCTGATATTCCTTTTGGTGAACACTATCGCCAAGCCTTGGAAGCCCAGTTAGCGCCTTGGTGGCAAAAAATGTTTGGTTTTCACCTGCTTAAATTAGGTCATTTGAGTACAGAAATCCACACTAAAGAGTGCATGATCCCTCATCAATTCACGCTAGGTGAAGATCCTCACGTATTTGATGTCGCGGCAAATCCCGAAGCTTTGCCTTTTGCGGATAAGACAATTGATGCCTGCTTAATGCCTCATTTACTTGCTTATAGCCATGATCCACATTGGATCTTACGGGAAGTGGATCGGGTATTGATCGATGATGGTTGGCTGATTTTATCGGGATTTAACCCATTCAGCTTAGCTGGAATGGCTAAATTAGTACCGATTTTACGTAAGCAGCAGCCTTACTGTAGCCGTTTTTTCCCTTCTCTCCGGGTATTTGATTGGCTAGGGTTACTCAATTATGAGGTGCTATATCACCGAAATTGCCAAGTGTTACCTTGGATCTCATCGGAAAAACGGGTAAATAAACGTTGTGGTGGAATTGGCGTGATCAGCGTGATCGTTGCAAGAAAACGTACATATCCATTAACGCCAACGCCCTTGAAATTTAAGCAACCTAAAGTGAAAATTTCAACAGCGCTGGGCGCAACGAAAGAAATCAGTAAATCGAAGCAACTTCGTTAA
- the gloB gene encoding hydroxyacylglutathione hydrolase — MELIRVPALNDNYIWLLANNPQCIIVDPAESEAVLSILTANQLTPVAILLTHHHNDHTQGVKAIIAQYPKLPVFGPQETLVKGATELVCDGDFVIIDDFNFQVIGLPGHTLGHIGFYQAPYLFCGDTLFSAGCGRIFEGTPDQMYQSIQKIAALPDDTLVCCAHEYTQSNLQFAHHIWPENETITNYSEKVRTLRNNQQATVPSTLKIEKNINIFLQCDNPELQQKLNINMTNPSLRAVFTLLRQLKDEY, encoded by the coding sequence ATGGAGTTAATTCGAGTACCAGCGTTAAATGATAATTACATTTGGCTACTAGCAAACAACCCGCAGTGTATCATCGTTGACCCTGCTGAGTCAGAGGCGGTTCTCTCAATATTAACGGCTAACCAATTGACCCCTGTTGCAATTTTACTCACCCATCATCATAACGACCATACTCAGGGTGTAAAAGCTATTATTGCTCAATATCCAAAACTCCCCGTATTTGGCCCCCAAGAAACCTTAGTTAAAGGGGCGACAGAGCTGGTATGTGATGGCGATTTCGTCATTATTGATGACTTCAATTTTCAAGTCATTGGTCTCCCGGGTCACACACTTGGACATATTGGTTTTTACCAAGCTCCTTACCTATTTTGTGGTGATACATTATTTTCAGCCGGTTGTGGGCGGATTTTCGAGGGTACCCCCGATCAAATGTATCAATCGATTCAAAAAATCGCAGCACTTCCTGATGATACTCTCGTCTGCTGTGCACATGAATATACGCAGTCTAATTTACAATTTGCTCATCATATTTGGCCTGAAAATGAGACAATTACGAATTATTCCGAAAAAGTAAGAACTTTGCGCAATAATCAGCAAGCAACAGTACCTAGCACATTGAAAATAGAGAAAAATATCAACATTTTTTTACAGTGCGATAACCCTGAATTACAACAAAAACTGAACATTAATATGACAAATCCATCATTACGAGCAGTTTTTACATTATTACGCCAATTAAAAGATGAATATTGA
- a CDS encoding acyl-CoA thioesterase, translating to MAIHIKVLGYHIDVFQHVNNARYLEFYEADRWDWMGKANLIEWAIQHRIVMAAVNINVNYFQAVGLGDELTVISRMDKIGVKSAVCYQQIIRHRNGVDEVVSDAYVTFVFIDGKVNKAMVIEDELREKIESLKNKTDAFIEV from the coding sequence ATGGCGATACACATAAAAGTGCTCGGTTATCACATTGATGTCTTTCAGCATGTCAATAATGCTCGGTACTTAGAGTTCTATGAAGCGGATAGATGGGATTGGATGGGAAAAGCTAATCTTATTGAATGGGCTATTCAGCATAGAATCGTGATGGCGGCAGTGAATATTAATGTTAACTATTTCCAAGCCGTTGGGTTGGGCGATGAGCTAACCGTCATTTCACGAATGGATAAAATCGGAGTGAAGAGTGCAGTCTGTTACCAACAAATTATTCGCCATCGTAATGGTGTTGATGAAGTGGTATCTGATGCGTACGTCACGTTTGTCTTCATTGATGGTAAAGTCAATAAAGCCATGGTGATCGAGGATGAACTCCGAGAAAAAATTGAGTCACTGAAAAATAAAACAGATGCTTTTATCGAAGTATAG
- a CDS encoding YbaY family lipoprotein: protein MTFYRYMISSLILIFLVGCEGNNANPPEKRVKGKSNRENQQVDIGTISGNILIAKNKGLSENVDITVTMVDNSFVELPALILSQKHYTNLNNQVTLPYQLTYHKNEIRNQAKITVSATLHADGKLIYITESSTEVINNGMVENIDLLLVPAN, encoded by the coding sequence ATGACATTCTATCGCTACATGATTAGTTCGTTGATACTTATTTTCTTAGTAGGGTGTGAAGGGAACAACGCCAATCCCCCTGAAAAAAGGGTAAAAGGGAAAAGTAATCGCGAAAATCAGCAAGTAGACATCGGTACGATTAGCGGAAATATCCTTATTGCTAAAAATAAAGGGTTATCTGAAAACGTGGATATTACAGTCACCATGGTAGATAACTCATTTGTTGAGTTGCCAGCGCTGATATTATCTCAAAAGCACTATACTAACTTGAACAATCAAGTGACGCTTCCGTATCAACTGACATACCACAAAAATGAAATAAGAAACCAAGCTAAAATCACGGTTAGTGCGACGTTACACGCTGATGGAAAATTAATCTATATTACAGAATCGTCGACTGAAGTGATCAATAATGGCATGGTTGAAAATATTGATTTACTTTTGGTTCCTGCTAACTAG
- a CDS encoding SmdA family multidrug ABC transporter permease/ATP-binding protein has translation MRLFSQLRWYFISEWRRYVGAICFLVVIAILQMIPPRFVGVIVDGISKGSMTNQQLVTYVLSMLGIALTVYGLRYVWRLWLFGASYKLAVRLRQQIYQQLSLQNQPFYLKYRTGDLIARTTNDVDRVVFAAGEGVLTLVDSLVMGCAVLIMMSIEISWQLTLLALIPMPIMALVIKRYGDQLHHRFKHAQGAFSSLNNHAQESLTSIRMIKAFGLETHQSNQFEQVATEAGRRNMHVAKIDARFDPTIFMAIGMANLLAIAGGSWMVLNDTLTLGELTSFVMYLGLMIWPMLALAWMFNIVERGSAAYSRILSLLDEPLVIKDGNQSLLAEKGELNVNIRTFSYLETQRHALHDIQFDVKPGRFLGVCGPTGSGKSTLITVLQRHFDVNEGEIIYQNKSLTDIRLDEWRARLSIVNQSPFLFSDSVANNIALGQPNATMEQIEDAARVACVHEDILRLPEGYQTQVGERGVMLSGGQKQRISIARAILQNAEILILDDALSAVDGQTEHTILQNLSRWRQGRTLIISAHRLSALVDADNILVLCHGSIVAKGTHKVLSQQSGWYSDMYHYQQIEAALDGDL, from the coding sequence GTGCGATTATTTTCACAATTACGTTGGTATTTTATAAGCGAATGGCGTCGCTATGTTGGCGCTATTTGTTTTCTTGTGGTCATTGCTATTTTACAAATGATCCCACCACGCTTTGTTGGTGTGATAGTGGATGGTATTAGCAAAGGATCGATGACTAATCAACAACTTGTGACGTATGTATTATCCATGCTCGGAATTGCTTTAACAGTTTATGGGTTGCGCTATGTTTGGCGTTTATGGCTATTTGGTGCTTCCTACAAATTGGCTGTCCGACTAAGACAACAAATTTATCAGCAGCTTAGCTTACAAAATCAGCCATTTTATTTGAAATATCGCACAGGAGATCTTATCGCGCGTACCACGAATGATGTGGATCGTGTGGTATTTGCCGCAGGTGAAGGCGTTTTAACTCTCGTTGACTCTCTGGTGATGGGATGTGCCGTCCTTATTATGATGAGCATCGAAATAAGTTGGCAGCTAACACTCCTTGCCTTGATTCCTATGCCTATCATGGCACTGGTCATTAAGCGTTATGGCGACCAACTTCATCATCGTTTTAAACATGCTCAAGGTGCTTTTTCATCATTAAATAACCACGCACAAGAGAGCTTAACCAGTATTAGAATGATCAAAGCATTTGGCCTTGAAACGCATCAATCCAATCAGTTTGAGCAAGTTGCCACTGAAGCTGGACGCAGGAATATGCATGTAGCGAAGATTGATGCTCGTTTTGATCCGACCATTTTTATGGCGATAGGAATGGCAAATTTGTTAGCCATCGCGGGCGGAAGCTGGATGGTGTTGAATGACACATTAACCCTCGGAGAGCTCACCAGCTTTGTCATGTATTTAGGGTTGATGATCTGGCCGATGCTTGCCCTTGCATGGATGTTTAACATTGTTGAACGAGGAAGTGCAGCATATAGCCGGATTTTAAGCTTACTTGACGAGCCATTAGTGATTAAAGATGGTAACCAAAGTTTGCTTGCGGAAAAAGGCGAGTTAAACGTCAATATCAGAACATTTTCGTATCTCGAAACCCAGCGCCATGCTTTGCATGATATCCAGTTTGATGTAAAACCTGGACGCTTCCTTGGGGTATGTGGACCAACGGGATCAGGGAAGTCGACATTAATTACTGTGTTACAACGCCATTTTGATGTGAATGAAGGTGAAATTATTTATCAAAATAAATCACTGACAGATATTCGACTCGATGAGTGGCGGGCAAGGTTATCAATAGTGAATCAATCTCCATTCCTATTTTCTGATTCGGTCGCAAACAATATCGCTCTTGGGCAGCCAAATGCAACAATGGAGCAAATAGAAGACGCGGCTCGAGTTGCTTGTGTGCATGAAGACATTTTACGTCTACCGGAAGGGTATCAAACCCAAGTGGGAGAGCGTGGTGTCATGCTGTCTGGGGGGCAAAAACAGCGAATTTCCATTGCACGGGCGATTTTACAAAATGCGGAAATCCTTATTTTGGATGATGCGCTGTCTGCCGTTGATGGGCAGACAGAGCACACCATTTTGCAGAATTTGAGTCGTTGGAGACAGGGGAGAACGTTGATTATTAGCGCCCATCGTCTATCAGCTTTGGTGGATGCCGATAATATTCTTGTTTTATGTCATGGGAGTATAGTTGCCAAAGGCACTCATAAAGTACTTTCCCAGCAATCTGGTTGGTACAGCGATATGTATCATTATCAGCAAATTGAAGCTGCTTTGGACGGTGATCTATGA
- the mltD gene encoding murein transglycosylase D — protein MKIIATLIAIVLLAGCQGTSKVTVKQPKSSANHSIDTVASHNQAASRQVSKVDHDLWGYISGELKMDIPENATIREMANSYSNKQSFIYDVAVRAEPYMYLIVDEINDRNLPMELALIPVIESSYNPKATSPAQAAGLWQIVPITARSYGLKQTQWVDERRDVVTSTKAALDLLENLNIMFGHDWELTLAAYNCGEGCVQNAIKKNEAAGLPTDFWSLQLPKETKQYVPKILALSQVLRQPERYQVRLPKSNKNRGLTQVDVGQQITLTQAAELTGLTEESIKTYNSGYTRGVTSPNGPHYIMLPTAKAEQLKVSLTDQDVLNDIRNAVAQNRYAQAAASNIQTAKANSKQAKTFSYKVRKGESIASIAKKFNTTAKNIQQLNGLKTAKANIVPGQTLKISGTTPTSNNRKGGTYKVRKGDTYYSIAKRHGIKLNDLMNWNSGVKMADLKPGVTLNLYL, from the coding sequence ATGAAGATAATCGCGACCCTCATCGCCATTGTTTTGCTTGCGGGCTGTCAAGGCACTTCTAAAGTCACCGTTAAGCAACCAAAATCTTCAGCCAACCACTCAATTGACACTGTTGCATCCCATAACCAAGCAGCAAGTAGACAGGTTTCCAAAGTCGATCATGACCTTTGGGGTTATATTAGTGGTGAGCTGAAGATGGATATCCCCGAAAACGCAACAATTCGGGAAATGGCCAATAGTTACTCCAATAAACAAAGTTTTATCTATGATGTGGCAGTAAGAGCTGAGCCTTACATGTACTTAATTGTAGATGAAATCAATGATCGTAACTTACCAATGGAATTAGCCTTAATTCCTGTCATTGAAAGTTCATATAATCCTAAAGCCACCTCTCCCGCGCAAGCGGCAGGTCTTTGGCAAATCGTTCCCATTACTGCACGTTCATATGGGCTAAAACAGACACAATGGGTTGATGAACGCCGTGATGTTGTGACATCCACAAAAGCGGCTTTAGATCTCCTTGAGAATCTGAATATTATGTTCGGTCACGATTGGGAGCTCACACTTGCTGCTTATAACTGCGGTGAAGGTTGCGTTCAAAACGCGATTAAAAAGAATGAAGCTGCTGGCTTACCAACAGATTTTTGGTCTCTTCAATTACCAAAAGAAACCAAACAATATGTTCCAAAGATCCTTGCGCTTAGCCAAGTGCTGAGACAACCAGAACGCTATCAAGTCAGGTTACCAAAAAGTAATAAGAATAGAGGGTTAACGCAAGTTGATGTGGGACAACAAATCACATTGACTCAAGCAGCTGAATTAACAGGTTTAACGGAAGAATCTATTAAAACCTATAATTCGGGTTATACCCGAGGCGTTACGTCGCCAAATGGTCCACATTATATTATGTTGCCAACAGCAAAAGCTGAGCAGCTAAAAGTTTCACTGACGGATCAAGACGTATTAAATGATATTCGCAACGCAGTAGCACAAAATCGTTATGCGCAAGCCGCGGCGAGTAACATCCAGACAGCAAAAGCGAACTCAAAGCAAGCTAAAACCTTTAGTTATAAAGTTCGCAAAGGTGAATCTATCGCAAGCATTGCTAAAAAATTCAATACAACAGCTAAGAATATCCAACAGCTAAATGGGTTAAAAACAGCTAAAGCGAACATCGTTCCAGGACAAACATTAAAAATTTCAGGTACGACGCCGACCAGCAATAATCGTAAAGGTGGAACTTACAAAGTCAGAAAAGGCGATACTTATTACAGTATTGCTAAGCGTCATGGAATTAAACTTAACGACCTGATGAATTGGAACTCAGGTGTTAAAATGGCAGATTTAAAGCCAGGTGTTACATTGAATTTATATCTTTAA
- the tesB gene encoding acyl-CoA thioesterase II, which translates to MSTELQNLISLIKLEKIEEGIFRGQSEDLGLPQVFGGQVVGQAMYAAKQTTPEDRIITSFHSYFLRPGDSQKPIVYDVEILRDGGSFSTRRISAIQNGKPIFFMTASFQEHEDGFNHQNLMPDVPAPEQLISQDEIIQRFADQLPDAVKKYALRPNPFEFRPIQFYSPFDSAPQEPFRYIWFKAKGELPNTPELHDYLLGYASDYNFLPAALQPHGRGFMERDLQVATIDHSMWFHRPYRLDEWLLYAIESPSASGGRGFVKGQIYNQQGDLVATTVQEGVIRKRKPR; encoded by the coding sequence ATGAGCACAGAATTACAAAACTTAATTAGCCTAATAAAACTCGAAAAAATTGAAGAAGGTATTTTTCGGGGGCAAAGTGAAGATCTTGGTTTACCACAAGTTTTTGGTGGACAGGTTGTTGGACAAGCGATGTATGCAGCGAAACAAACCACTCCCGAAGATCGCATCATAACCTCATTTCATAGCTATTTTCTGCGTCCAGGTGATAGCCAAAAACCGATTGTCTACGATGTAGAAATTTTGCGTGATGGTGGTAGTTTTAGTACACGCCGTATTAGTGCCATTCAAAATGGTAAACCGATCTTCTTTATGACGGCCTCATTTCAAGAACATGAAGATGGATTTAACCATCAAAATCTAATGCCCGATGTCCCCGCGCCAGAGCAATTGATTTCACAAGATGAAATCATTCAACGCTTCGCAGATCAGCTTCCCGATGCTGTCAAAAAATATGCACTGCGCCCTAATCCTTTCGAGTTTCGCCCGATTCAGTTCTATAGCCCGTTTGATAGCGCACCTCAAGAACCATTTCGCTATATTTGGTTTAAAGCGAAAGGAGAACTCCCCAATACACCAGAGTTGCATGATTACTTGTTAGGCTACGCATCGGATTACAATTTCCTTCCTGCAGCATTACAGCCTCATGGACGTGGGTTTATGGAACGCGATTTACAAGTGGCAACGATTGACCATTCAATGTGGTTCCATCGCCCTTATCGCCTCGATGAATGGTTACTTTATGCCATTGAAAGCCCTTCTGCTTCTGGCGGGCGTGGTTTTGTTAAAGGGCAAATTTATAATCAGCAAGGGGATTTAGTGGCAACAACAGTACAAGAAGGGGTCATTCGTAAAAGAAAACCTCGATAA
- a CDS encoding Lrp/AsnC family transcriptional regulator: MLDKIDKKLLCLLQNDSSLSLNSLAEAVNLTSTPCWKRLKRLEDEGYIRGRVTLLDGEKLGLGLTVIVMIKTQQHNSEWYAQFVSFVEKLPEVLVFYRMAGEYDYLMQVEVHDMKSYDLFYKKLVNGVHGLIDVTSSFAMEKIKYTTVLPIPD, encoded by the coding sequence ATGCTGGATAAAATAGATAAAAAACTACTTTGCTTATTACAAAATGACAGCAGCCTATCATTAAACTCATTAGCAGAAGCCGTCAATTTAACCTCGACACCATGCTGGAAGCGACTTAAAAGGCTAGAGGACGAAGGATATATTCGAGGACGAGTCACGCTATTAGATGGCGAAAAGCTGGGATTGGGGCTGACGGTGATTGTCATGATTAAAACCCAACAACATAATAGCGAATGGTATGCGCAATTTGTTTCATTTGTGGAAAAATTACCTGAAGTTTTAGTGTTTTATCGCATGGCTGGTGAATATGACTATCTGATGCAAGTCGAAGTTCATGATATGAAATCCTATGATCTATTTTATAAGAAATTGGTTAATGGCGTTCATGGCTTAATTGATGTAACCTCCAGTTTTGCAATGGAAAAAATCAAATATACAACCGTTTTGCCAATCCCTGACTAA
- the queC gene encoding 7-cyano-7-deazaguanine synthase QueC encodes MKRAVVVFSGGQDSTTCLIQALKHYDEVHCVTFDYGQRHRLEIDIAQKLSLQLGAKAHKVLDVTLLNELAVSSLTRDNIPVPDYEESEASGLPSTFVPGRNILFLTLAAIYAYQVQAEAVITGVCETDFSGYPDCRDEFVKALNHAVSLGLAKDIRFETPLMWLDKAQTWALADYYGHLETIRTQTLTCYNGIPGDGCSECAACHLRSKGLNYYLNNQQAVMDSLLKQLNATK; translated from the coding sequence ATGAAACGTGCTGTTGTTGTCTTCAGCGGAGGACAAGATTCAACAACCTGCCTAATTCAAGCACTCAAACATTATGATGAGGTTCATTGTGTCACCTTTGATTATGGTCAGCGCCACCGCTTAGAAATCGACATTGCGCAAAAGCTTAGCCTACAATTAGGCGCAAAAGCGCATAAAGTTCTCGATGTTACCTTGCTCAATGAGCTAGCGGTTAGTAGTTTAACCCGTGATAACATTCCAGTTCCAGACTATGAAGAAAGCGAAGCCAGCGGGTTACCAAGTACTTTTGTACCCGGGCGTAATATTCTATTCCTAACACTCGCTGCTATCTATGCTTACCAAGTACAAGCTGAAGCGGTGATCACCGGTGTCTGTGAAACTGACTTTTCAGGTTACCCTGATTGTCGTGATGAGTTTGTCAAAGCGCTCAATCATGCGGTTAGCCTAGGACTAGCAAAAGATATTCGTTTCGAAACACCACTTATGTGGTTAGACAAAGCACAAACATGGGCTCTTGCTGACTACTATGGGCACCTTGAGACTATCCGCACTCAAACTCTCACTTGCTACAATGGTATTCCAGGTGATGGCTGTTCCGAGTGTGCCGCATGCCATTTACGTAGCAAAGGCTTGAATTATTATCTCAATAATCAACAAGCCGTTATGGATTCATTACTCAAACAACTCAACGCAACGAAGTAA
- a CDS encoding ComEA family DNA-binding protein has translation MKWNKSIKQGLGTVLMVAMLCPLSAFAVVKKAETEKPATAIVQPQNSDEVKNVASLTSPDQVNINQATAEELARKLNGIGKQKAQAIVEYREKYGAFNTVENILEVQGIGPAFLEKNRNKLVL, from the coding sequence ATGAAATGGAATAAAAGCATTAAACAAGGATTAGGGACAGTGTTAATGGTAGCAATGTTATGCCCTTTATCTGCATTTGCAGTGGTTAAAAAAGCAGAAACTGAAAAACCAGCCACGGCGATAGTGCAACCTCAAAATAGTGATGAAGTAAAAAACGTGGCGAGTTTAACATCTCCAGACCAAGTGAATATTAATCAAGCCACTGCTGAGGAATTAGCGAGGAAACTCAATGGAATTGGTAAACAGAAAGCTCAAGCTATTGTGGAATACCGAGAAAAATATGGCGCTTTTAATACAGTTGAAAATATCCTTGAAGTACAGGGAATTGGACCTGCATTTTTAGAGAAAAATCGTAATAAACTTGTCCTATAA
- a CDS encoding HHA domain-containing protein gives MTKSDYLMRLRKCTTIETLERVIEKNKYELSDDELELFYSAADHRLAELTMNKLYDKIPASVWKFVR, from the coding sequence ATGACCAAATCCGATTATCTGATGCGTTTAAGAAAATGCACCACTATTGAAACACTTGAGCGCGTTATTGAAAAAAATAAGTATGAGTTATCTGATGATGAATTAGAGTTATTTTACTCCGCAGCTGATCATCGTCTTGCCGAACTCACTATGAATAAACTTTACGATAAAATCCCAGCATCTGTTTGGAAGTTTGTTAGATAA